Proteins from one Mytilus galloprovincialis chromosome 11, xbMytGall1.hap1.1, whole genome shotgun sequence genomic window:
- the LOC143052005 gene encoding uncharacterized protein LOC143052005: MAFITLLLLSVVGSASCHGPYAGGGGGGYSGGYGSGGSGGGLGSGGGGGVLLLDGGLGGGGGGVLNYNYVTSSLICIYFILCKIIPKLIALSFFNFFQGYGGGSGGGYSVGYGGGGGGGSGSGIGGGGLLVLGGSGGGGGGGRKKGGQVWCTCRKGQCFKGEFVLDKYCRLTPLFPGKWTTCCKVLPGSVTNRGYGGGSGAGFGGGGGFGGGAGIGGGAVVVVGSGGGAGFGGGSGGGGKSGYGGGSGYGGGSGYGSGSGYGGRKGSTY; encoded by the exons ATGGCTTTTATAACTTTGCTGCTTTTGAGTGTTGTCGGATCTGCATCTTGTCATGGCCCATATGCTGGTGGAGGCGGCGGAGGGTACAGTGGTGGGTATGGCAGCGGTGGTAGCGGCGGAGGACTTGGATCTGGTGGCGGTGGCGGAGTATTGTTATTAGACGGTGGAttaggaggaggaggaggaggag TTTTAAACTATAATTACGTCACTTCTtctttgatttgtatatatttcatactGTGTAAGATTATTCCAAAGTTGATTGCTCtatcgttttttaatttttttcaaggaTATGGTGGTGGAAGCGGCGGAGGTTATAGTGTTGGGTATGGCGGCGGTGGTGGCGGAGGATCCGGATCTGGCATTGGTGGTGGTGGACTATTGGTATTAGGAGGAAGCGGAGGAGGTGGAGGTGGTGGAAGAAAAAAGG GTGGTCAAGTATGGTGTACCTGTCGTAAGGGACAATGTTTTAAAGGAGAGTTTGTTTTGGACAAGTATTGCAGACTAACACCCTTATTCCCAGGGAAATGGACTACATGCTGTAAGGTGTTACCAGGAAGTGTAACTAACCGTGGTTACGGGGGAGGTAGTGGAGCTGGATTCGGTGGTGGTGGTGGATTCGGTGGCGGTGCTGGAATCGGCGGTGGAGCTGTAGTTGTAGTTGGATCTGGCGGAGGAGCTGGATTCGGAGGAGGATCTGGTGGTGGTGGCAAATCTGGATATGGTGGAGGATCTGGTTATGGCGGAGGATCCGGGTATGGAAGTGGATCTGGATATGGAGGTAGAAAAGGAAGTACATACTAA